One Pseudomonas muyukensis DNA segment encodes these proteins:
- a CDS encoding SdiA-regulated domain-containing protein, producing the protein MPSPASAPIPAKRRFYRRWPFALAVAALIGYGVVMAMHWDDRGLLWIKEGFESQAERQESIWLPDYVADIDAKPLPGMERDEASDLAYSPKTRTLFSVMGKHPFLVELNLEGDVLRKMPLVGWANPEGVAVLEDGQIAIVDERNHDLTVVKVDAGTTSLNRADYPSHDLGDAANGNKGFEAIAWDVLRQRLVIGEERPPKLYTWNTDGRSPLQGDKQPLPSDELDLRNLSALGVDPRTGHLLVLSADSNLLLELDEQGEQVSFMTLLGGFNGLEDTIPRAEGVAMDERGTLYIVSEPNLFYRFRKP; encoded by the coding sequence ATGCCGTCTCCCGCCAGTGCCCCGATTCCTGCCAAGCGCCGCTTCTATCGGCGCTGGCCCTTTGCCTTGGCTGTGGCAGCGTTGATCGGCTATGGGGTGGTGATGGCCATGCACTGGGACGACCGCGGCCTTTTGTGGATAAAAGAAGGCTTCGAGAGCCAGGCTGAACGCCAGGAAAGCATCTGGTTGCCAGACTATGTGGCAGACATCGATGCCAAGCCATTGCCTGGCATGGAGCGTGACGAGGCGTCCGATCTGGCCTACAGCCCGAAAACCCGCACGCTGTTCTCGGTAATGGGCAAGCATCCGTTCCTCGTCGAGCTGAACCTCGAAGGCGATGTCCTGCGCAAGATGCCCCTGGTCGGCTGGGCCAACCCCGAAGGGGTCGCGGTGCTCGAGGATGGCCAGATCGCCATCGTCGATGAGCGTAACCATGACCTGACGGTGGTCAAGGTAGACGCCGGCACCACCTCGCTCAACCGCGCCGATTACCCGAGCCACGACCTGGGGGACGCCGCCAACGGCAACAAGGGCTTCGAGGCCATTGCCTGGGATGTGCTGCGCCAGCGTCTGGTCATCGGCGAGGAGCGTCCGCCGAAGCTGTACACCTGGAACACCGATGGTCGCAGCCCCTTGCAGGGTGACAAGCAACCGCTGCCCAGCGACGAGTTGGACCTGCGCAACCTGTCGGCCCTGGGTGTCGACCCGCGCACCGGCCACCTGCTGGTGCTTTCGGCCGACTCCAACCTGCTGCTGGAGCTGGACGAGCAGGGCGAGCAAGTCAGCTTCATGACCCTGCTGGGCGGCTTCAATGGCCTGGAGGACACCATCCCGCGGGCCGAGGGCGTGGCCATGGACGAGCGAGGCACGCTGTATATCGTCAGTGAACCGAATCTGTTCTATCGCTTCAGAAAACCCTGA
- the serA gene encoding phosphoglycerate dehydrogenase, protein MSKTSLDKSKIRFLLLEGVHQNAVDTLKAAGYTNIEYLTGSLPDAELKEKIADAHFIGIRSRTQLTEEVFDCAKKLVAVGCFCIGTNQVDLGAARERGIAVFNAPYSNTRSVAELVLAEAILLLRGIPEKNASCHRGGWIKSAANSFEIRGKKLGIVGYGSIGTQLSVLAESLGMQVYFYDPLTKLPLGNATQVPSLNELLGLADIVSLHVPELPSTQWMIGEKEIRAMKKGAILINAARGTVVELDHLAAAIKDKHLIGAAIDVFPVEPRSNDEEFESPLRGLDNVILTPHIGGSTAEAQANIGLEVAEKLVKYSDNGTSVSSVNFPEVALPAHPGKHRLLHIHENIPGVLSEINKVFAENGINISGQFLQTDEKVGYVVIDVDAEYSDLAQEKLQHVKGTIRSRVLF, encoded by the coding sequence ATGAGCAAGACTTCTCTCGACAAGAGCAAGATCAGGTTCCTTCTTCTTGAAGGCGTCCACCAGAATGCGGTGGATACCCTGAAGGCTGCCGGGTACACCAATATCGAGTACCTCACCGGTTCGCTGCCAGACGCCGAACTGAAGGAAAAGATCGCAGATGCCCACTTCATCGGCATCCGCTCGCGCACCCAGCTGACCGAAGAGGTCTTCGACTGTGCGAAGAAACTGGTCGCGGTCGGCTGCTTCTGCATCGGTACCAACCAGGTCGACCTGGGCGCTGCCCGCGAGCGCGGCATTGCCGTGTTCAACGCGCCGTACTCCAACACCCGCTCGGTGGCCGAGCTGGTGCTGGCCGAAGCGATCCTGCTGCTGCGCGGTATCCCTGAGAAAAACGCCTCCTGCCACCGTGGCGGCTGGATCAAGAGCGCGGCCAACTCGTTCGAGATCCGCGGCAAGAAGCTGGGTATCGTCGGCTACGGCTCGATCGGCACCCAATTGTCGGTCCTGGCCGAGAGCCTGGGCATGCAGGTGTACTTCTACGACCCGCTGACCAAGCTGCCGCTGGGCAACGCGACCCAGGTCCCCAGCCTGAACGAACTGCTGGGCCTGGCCGACATCGTCTCGCTGCACGTGCCCGAGCTGCCATCCACCCAGTGGATGATCGGCGAGAAGGAAATCCGCGCGATGAAGAAGGGCGCGATCCTGATCAACGCCGCCCGTGGCACCGTGGTCGAGCTCGACCACCTGGCCGCCGCGATCAAGGACAAGCACCTGATCGGCGCCGCCATCGACGTGTTCCCGGTCGAGCCGCGCTCCAACGACGAAGAGTTCGAAAGCCCGCTGCGTGGCCTGGACAACGTGATCCTGACCCCGCACATCGGTGGTTCCACCGCCGAGGCCCAGGCCAACATCGGCCTGGAAGTGGCCGAGAAGCTGGTCAAGTACAGCGACAACGGCACCTCGGTTTCGTCGGTCAACTTCCCCGAAGTGGCCCTGCCGGCGCACCCGGGCAAGCACCGTCTGCTGCACATCCACGAAAACATCCCGGGCGTGCTCAGCGAGATCAACAAGGTGTTCGCCGAGAACGGCATCAACATCTCCGGCCAGTTCCTGCAGACCGACGAGAAAGTGGGTTACGTGGTGATCGACGTCGACGCCGAGTACTCGGACCTGGCCCAGGAAAAACTGCAGCACGTGAAGGGCACCATCCGCTCGCGCGTTCTGTTCTGA
- the rpiA gene encoding ribose-5-phosphate isomerase RpiA — protein MTQDQLKQAVAQAAVDLILPKLDDKSVVGVGTGSTANFFIDALAQHKSAFDGAVASSEATAQRLKGHGIAVYELNSVSELEFYVDGADESDAHLNLIKGGGAALTREKIVAAVAKTFICIADASKLVPVLGAFPLPVEVIPMARSHVARQLVKLGGDPVYREGVVTDNGNVILDVHNLQISDPVALESQINAIVGVVTNGLFAARPADVLLLGTAEGVKTLKAE, from the coding sequence ATGACCCAGGACCAACTCAAACAGGCCGTCGCCCAGGCCGCCGTCGACCTCATCCTGCCGAAACTGGACGACAAAAGCGTCGTCGGTGTCGGCACCGGCTCGACCGCCAACTTCTTCATCGACGCCCTGGCCCAGCACAAGAGCGCCTTCGACGGCGCCGTCGCCAGCTCCGAGGCCACCGCCCAGCGCCTGAAGGGCCACGGCATTGCGGTATACGAGCTGAACAGCGTCAGCGAGCTGGAGTTCTACGTCGACGGCGCCGACGAAAGCGACGCCCACCTCAACCTGATCAAGGGCGGCGGCGCGGCCCTGACCCGCGAGAAGATCGTCGCGGCAGTGGCCAAGACCTTCATCTGCATTGCCGACGCCAGCAAGCTGGTGCCGGTGCTCGGCGCCTTCCCGCTGCCGGTCGAAGTGATCCCGATGGCCCGCAGCCACGTCGCGCGCCAGCTGGTCAAGCTGGGCGGCGACCCGGTCTATCGCGAAGGCGTGGTCACCGACAACGGCAACGTCATCCTCGATGTGCACAACCTGCAGATCAGCGACCCGGTGGCGCTGGAAAGCCAGATCAACGCCATCGTCGGCGTGGTCACCAACGGCCTGTTCGCCGCGCGCCCAGCCGATGTGCTGCTGCTGGGTACCGCTGAAGGCGTGAAGACCCTCAAGGCCGAGTAA
- a CDS encoding RNA pyrophosphohydrolase, with translation MIDPDGFRPNVGIILTNDAGQVLWARRINQDAWQFPQGGINPDETPEDALYRELNEEVGLEREDVEILACTRGWLRYRLPQRLVRTHSQPLCIGQKQKWFLLRLVSNEQRVRMDLTGKPEFDGWRWVSYWYPLGQVVTFKREVYRRALKELAPRLLTRD, from the coding sequence GTGATCGACCCGGATGGTTTTCGCCCCAATGTCGGGATCATTCTTACGAATGATGCCGGGCAGGTGCTATGGGCTCGGCGGATCAACCAGGATGCCTGGCAGTTTCCCCAGGGTGGCATCAACCCTGATGAAACGCCGGAAGACGCCCTGTACCGCGAGCTGAACGAAGAAGTGGGCCTGGAGCGCGAGGATGTGGAAATTCTTGCCTGCACCCGTGGCTGGTTGCGTTATCGTTTACCCCAGCGCCTGGTGCGCACCCACAGCCAACCGCTGTGCATCGGCCAGAAACAGAAGTGGTTCCTGCTGCGCCTGGTGAGCAACGAGCAACGGGTACGCATGGACCTCACCGGCAAACCGGAATTCGACGGCTGGCGCTGGGTCAGCTACTGGTATCCGCTGGGCCAGGTGGTGACATTCAAGCGCGAGGTGTACCGACGCGCCCTGAAAGAGCTAGCCCCGCGCCTGCTGACGCGCGACTGA
- a CDS encoding fumarylacetoacetate hydrolase family protein, which yields MSYQHQYVDGTRIHFPLGKVVCIGRNYAEHAKELDNPIPSEPLLFIKPGSCVVPLEGGFKIPAERGAVHYEAEIAVLLGKPLSTHPSEEEVLDAISGFAPALDLTLRDVQAKLKEKGLPWELAKCFDGACVLPPFVSAGTFEDLADIGIRLTINGQVRQDGNSALMLNPIVPMIQYMAAQFSLQAGDVILTGTPAGVGPFTVGDELVLELPGASRFEGRVL from the coding sequence ATGAGTTACCAGCACCAGTACGTAGACGGCACGCGCATTCACTTCCCGCTGGGCAAGGTGGTGTGCATTGGCCGCAACTACGCCGAGCATGCCAAGGAACTGGACAACCCTATCCCCAGCGAACCGCTGCTGTTCATCAAGCCGGGCAGTTGCGTGGTGCCCCTGGAAGGCGGCTTCAAGATCCCTGCCGAGCGCGGTGCGGTGCACTACGAAGCGGAGATCGCCGTGCTGCTGGGCAAGCCGCTGTCCACTCATCCTTCCGAGGAAGAGGTGCTCGACGCCATCTCCGGTTTTGCCCCGGCGCTCGACCTGACCCTGCGCGACGTGCAGGCGAAGCTGAAGGAAAAGGGCCTGCCGTGGGAGCTGGCCAAGTGCTTCGACGGCGCCTGCGTGCTGCCGCCTTTTGTTTCGGCAGGTACCTTCGAGGACCTGGCCGACATCGGCATTCGCCTGACCATCAATGGCCAGGTGCGCCAGGACGGCAACAGCGCGCTGATGCTCAACCCCATCGTGCCGATGATCCAGTACATGGCGGCGCAGTTCTCGCTGCAGGCCGGCGATGTGATCCTCACCGGCACTCCGGCGGGTGTGGGGCCGTTCACTGTGGGGGATGAGCTGGTGCTGGAGCTCCCCGGCGCCAGCCGCTTCGAAGGCCGGGTGCTCTGA
- a CDS encoding DUF2269 domain-containing protein encodes MEHLTTLKTLHILATAVLLLGALGLATWTWLARRKGDREAYAKLLRRPLLFVWLLMGLCLVSMPFTGWWLVHLVGWPLGQTWVLASSVIYSVGAFAVWWLLVRLNRLRKAEAVGLKFTLALALFSGVCFLSIAGLMGAKPV; translated from the coding sequence ATGGAACACCTGACCACCCTCAAGACCCTGCACATCCTCGCCACCGCCGTGCTGCTGCTCGGCGCCCTGGGCCTGGCGACCTGGACCTGGCTGGCCCGCCGCAAGGGTGACCGCGAGGCCTATGCCAAGCTGCTGCGCCGGCCGCTGCTGTTCGTCTGGCTGCTGATGGGCCTGTGCCTGGTGAGCATGCCGTTCACCGGCTGGTGGCTGGTGCACCTGGTGGGTTGGCCCCTGGGGCAGACCTGGGTGCTGGCCTCCAGCGTCATCTACAGCGTTGGCGCGTTCGCCGTGTGGTGGTTGCTGGTGCGCCTGAACCGCCTGCGCAAGGCCGAGGCGGTGGGCCTGAAGTTCACCCTGGCGTTGGCGCTGTTCAGTGGTGTGTGCTTCCTGTCCATCGCCGGCCTGATGGGCGCCAAGCCAGTCTGA
- a CDS encoding FAD-binding oxidoreductase, which translates to MTQSVVIDELMTLVDPGKVLTDPASLDTYGKDWTKHYPPAPSAIVFPKSIEQVQAIVHWANRHKVALVPSGGRTGLSGAAVAAHGEVVVAFDYMNQILAFSPFDRTVVCQPGVITRQLQQYAEDQGLYYPVDFASSGSSQVGGNIGTNAGGIKVIRYGMTRNWVAGLKVVTGRGELLELNKDLIKNATGYDLRQLFIGAEGTLGFVVEATMRLDRAPRNLTAMVLGTPDFDAIMPVLHAFQGKLDLTAFEFFSDKGLAKIMARGDVPAPFATQCPFYALLEFEASTEEVANEALATFEHCVEQGWVLDGVMSQSETQLKNLWKLREYLSETISHWTPYKNDISVTVSKVPAFLREIDAIVGEHYPDYEVVWYGHIGDGNLHLNILKPDAMSKDDFFASCAKVNKWVFEIVERYNGSISAEHGVGMTKRDYLGYSRSPEEIACMKAIKAVFDPNGIMNPGKIFAPE; encoded by the coding sequence ATGACCCAGTCCGTGGTAATTGATGAACTGATGACCCTGGTCGACCCTGGCAAGGTCCTCACCGACCCCGCCTCGCTCGACACCTACGGCAAGGACTGGACCAAGCACTATCCGCCCGCGCCCAGCGCCATCGTCTTTCCCAAATCCATCGAGCAGGTCCAGGCCATCGTCCATTGGGCCAACCGCCACAAGGTCGCCCTGGTGCCTTCCGGCGGGCGTACCGGGCTGTCGGGCGCCGCAGTGGCCGCCCACGGCGAAGTGGTGGTGGCCTTCGACTACATGAACCAGATCCTCGCCTTCAGCCCGTTCGACCGCACCGTGGTCTGCCAGCCTGGGGTGATCACTCGCCAGTTGCAGCAGTACGCCGAGGATCAGGGGCTGTACTACCCGGTGGACTTCGCCTCCAGCGGCTCCAGCCAGGTGGGCGGCAATATCGGCACCAATGCCGGGGGGATCAAGGTGATTCGCTACGGCATGACCCGCAACTGGGTGGCCGGGTTGAAGGTGGTCACTGGTCGGGGCGAGTTGCTCGAACTGAACAAGGATCTGATCAAGAACGCCACCGGCTACGACCTGCGCCAGCTGTTCATCGGCGCCGAGGGTACCCTGGGCTTCGTGGTCGAGGCGACCATGCGCCTGGACCGCGCGCCGCGCAACCTCACCGCCATGGTACTGGGCACGCCCGACTTCGATGCGATCATGCCGGTGTTGCATGCCTTCCAGGGCAAGCTCGACCTGACTGCCTTCGAGTTCTTCTCCGACAAGGGCCTGGCCAAGATCATGGCCCGCGGCGACGTGCCGGCGCCGTTCGCCACCCAGTGCCCGTTCTACGCCCTGCTGGAGTTCGAGGCCAGCACCGAGGAGGTGGCCAACGAGGCGCTGGCCACCTTCGAGCACTGCGTCGAGCAAGGCTGGGTGCTGGACGGGGTGATGAGCCAGAGCGAGACGCAGCTGAAGAACTTGTGGAAGCTGCGCGAATACCTGTCCGAGACCATCTCCCACTGGACCCCGTACAAGAACGACATCTCCGTCACCGTGTCCAAGGTGCCGGCGTTCCTGCGCGAGATCGATGCCATCGTCGGCGAGCACTACCCCGACTACGAAGTGGTCTGGTACGGCCATATCGGCGACGGCAACCTGCACCTGAACATCCTCAAGCCCGACGCCATGAGCAAGGACGACTTCTTCGCCTCGTGCGCCAAGGTCAACAAATGGGTGTTCGAGATCGTCGAGCGCTACAACGGCTCGATCTCCGCCGAACACGGCGTGGGCATGACCAAGCGCGACTACCTGGGCTACAGCCGCTCGCCGGAGGAAATCGCCTGCATGAAGGCGATCAAGGCAGTGTTCGACCCGAACGGCATCATGAATCCGGGTAAGATCTTCGCTCCCGAATAA
- a CDS encoding transporter substrate-binding domain-containing protein gives MRLTTGVLLAALFTPLAQAELIDEINDRGELRIAVQSDAAPYAFKQDEHLTGFDIELGQALARELDLRAEFIETPAAQALAGVESGKVDITVDKPDAQNQRPPALSASQPFGDQHLVIPFQKDNPAFESALNNALQRLKDNGRLAELEQKWFP, from the coding sequence ATGCGCTTGACCACTGGCGTACTGCTGGCAGCACTGTTCACTCCACTGGCCCAGGCCGAACTGATCGATGAAATCAACGACCGGGGGGAGTTGCGCATAGCGGTACAAAGCGACGCCGCGCCCTATGCCTTCAAGCAGGACGAACACCTGACCGGCTTCGATATCGAGCTTGGCCAGGCCTTGGCCCGGGAGCTGGACCTGCGCGCCGAGTTCATCGAAACGCCCGCTGCGCAAGCGCTGGCGGGGGTAGAGAGCGGCAAGGTCGACATCACGGTCGACAAGCCCGATGCACAAAACCAACGCCCACCCGCGTTGAGCGCCAGCCAGCCCTTTGGCGACCAGCACCTGGTGATTCCATTCCAGAAGGACAATCCGGCATTCGAAAGCGCGCTGAACAATGCCTTGCAGCGGCTCAAGGACAATGGGCGCCTGGCCGAGCTGGAACAGAAGTGGTTCCCGTAG
- the ilvA gene encoding threonine ammonia-lyase, biosynthetic, translating to MLEQYVKKILTSRVYDVAVETPLHSAGQLSKRLGNTVLLKREDLQPVFSFKIRGAYNKLAQLSAEELARGVVTASAGNHAQGVALAARELGIKATIVMPKTTPEIKVEGVRSRGGKVVLHGDSFPEALAYSLKLVEEKGFVYIHPYDDPHTIAGQGTVAMEILRQHPGQLDAIFVPVGGGGLIAGIAAYVKYLRPEIKVIGVEPDDSNCLQAAMAAGERVVLPQVGLFADGVAVAQIGQHTFDICRHHVDEVITVSTDEICAAIKDIYDDTRSITEPAGALGVAGIKKYVELKGVAGQTLVAIDSGANVNFDRLRHVAERAELGEKREAIIAVTIPERPGSFKAFCEAIGKRQITEFNYRKHTSDEAHIFVGVQTHPETDPRAALVQQLGEQGFPVTDLTDNELAKLHIRHMVGGHSAGASDEMVLRFEFPERPGALFNFLNKLGGRWNISMFHYRNHGAADGRVVAGLQVPEEERHLVPAALAKIGYPYWDETENPAYRLFLG from the coding sequence ATGCTCGAACAGTACGTCAAGAAGATCCTCACCTCGCGCGTCTACGACGTTGCCGTCGAAACCCCGCTGCACAGCGCCGGGCAATTGAGCAAGCGCCTGGGCAACACGGTGCTGCTCAAGCGCGAGGACCTGCAGCCGGTGTTCTCGTTCAAGATCCGTGGGGCCTACAACAAGCTGGCGCAGCTCAGTGCCGAGGAACTGGCCCGCGGCGTGGTCACCGCCTCGGCCGGCAACCACGCCCAGGGCGTGGCCCTGGCGGCCCGCGAACTGGGGATCAAGGCGACCATCGTGATGCCCAAGACCACCCCGGAGATCAAGGTCGAAGGCGTGCGTTCGCGGGGCGGCAAGGTGGTGCTGCACGGCGACTCCTTCCCCGAGGCGCTGGCCTACTCGCTGAAGCTGGTCGAGGAAAAAGGCTTCGTCTACATCCACCCCTACGACGACCCGCACACCATCGCCGGGCAGGGCACGGTGGCCATGGAGATCCTGCGCCAGCACCCGGGCCAGCTGGACGCGATCTTCGTGCCGGTCGGCGGCGGCGGCCTGATCGCCGGCATCGCCGCCTACGTGAAGTACCTGCGCCCGGAAATCAAGGTGATCGGTGTCGAACCGGACGATTCCAACTGCCTGCAGGCCGCCATGGCCGCCGGTGAGCGCGTGGTGTTGCCCCAGGTCGGGCTGTTCGCCGATGGCGTGGCCGTGGCGCAGATCGGCCAGCACACCTTCGACATCTGCCGTCATCACGTGGATGAGGTGATCACCGTCAGTACCGACGAGATCTGCGCGGCAATCAAGGATATCTACGACGATACCCGCTCGATCACCGAGCCTGCCGGCGCTTTGGGCGTAGCCGGGATCAAGAAGTACGTCGAGCTCAAGGGCGTTGCCGGGCAGACCCTGGTGGCCATCGACTCAGGCGCCAACGTCAATTTCGACCGCCTGCGCCACGTGGCCGAGCGCGCCGAACTGGGTGAGAAGCGCGAGGCGATCATCGCCGTGACCATTCCCGAGCGTCCGGGCAGCTTCAAGGCCTTCTGCGAGGCCATCGGCAAGCGCCAGATCACCGAATTCAACTACCGCAAGCACACCTCCGACGAGGCGCACATCTTCGTTGGCGTGCAGACCCACCCGGAAACCGACCCGCGTGCCGCCTTGGTGCAGCAACTGGGCGAGCAGGGCTTCCCGGTAACCGACCTGACCGACAACGAACTGGCCAAGCTGCATATTCGCCACATGGTCGGCGGCCACTCGGCCGGGGCCAGCGACGAGATGGTGCTGCGCTTCGAATTCCCCGAGCGACCGGGTGCGCTGTTCAACTTCCTCAACAAGCTGGGTGGGCGCTGGAACATCTCGATGTTCCACTACCGCAACCACGGCGCCGCCGATGGCCGCGTGGTCGCGGGCCTGCAAGTGCCGGAGGAAGAACGCCACCTGGTGCCGGCGGCACTGGCCAAGATCGGCTACCCCTACTGGGACGAAACCGAGAACCCGGCGTACCGGCTATTCTTGGGCTGA
- a CDS encoding SdiA-regulated domain-containing protein: MRRPFRLLLLFIVFVPLLVLGVAGHEFRLFERGWFNLKTWWQPAEQSMGLDRYQVLIEAQPVAGLDDDISALTYDPDRKSLFTVTNAKSELIELSLDGRILRRVPLTGFGDPEAVEYVGPNSYVITDEREQRLIRVRLDDDTLFLDASDAEQLSLGIGLNGNKGFEGLAYDSAGKRLFVAKERDPMMIYEVHGFPHDNPDKPYAVHVVQDRKRDRRLFVRDLSSLQFDERSGHLLALSDESRLVLELDVKGRPLSTLSLRKGFQGLQATVPQAEGIAMDEAGTIYLVSEPNLFYVFKQP, translated from the coding sequence ATGCGCCGTCCCTTTCGCCTGCTTTTGCTCTTCATCGTGTTCGTGCCATTGCTCGTGCTGGGCGTGGCCGGCCACGAATTCCGCCTGTTCGAGCGCGGCTGGTTCAACCTCAAGACCTGGTGGCAGCCGGCCGAGCAGAGCATGGGCCTGGACCGTTACCAGGTGCTGATCGAGGCGCAGCCCGTCGCGGGGCTGGACGACGATATCTCGGCGCTGACCTACGACCCTGACCGCAAGAGCCTGTTCACCGTCACCAACGCCAAGTCGGAACTGATCGAGCTGTCGCTGGACGGGCGTATCCTGCGGCGGGTGCCGCTGACCGGCTTCGGCGACCCCGAGGCGGTGGAGTACGTGGGCCCCAACAGCTATGTGATAACCGACGAACGCGAGCAGCGGCTGATACGTGTGCGCCTGGACGATGACACCTTGTTCCTCGACGCCAGCGATGCCGAACAGCTGTCCCTGGGCATTGGCCTGAACGGCAACAAGGGTTTCGAGGGCTTGGCCTACGACTCGGCCGGCAAGCGCCTGTTCGTGGCCAAGGAGCGCGACCCGATGATGATCTACGAGGTGCACGGCTTCCCCCACGACAATCCCGACAAACCCTATGCCGTGCACGTGGTGCAGGACCGCAAGCGTGACCGCCGGCTGTTCGTGCGTGACTTGTCCAGCTTGCAGTTCGACGAGCGCAGCGGGCACCTGCTGGCGCTGTCGGACGAGTCGCGGCTGGTATTGGAACTGGATGTCAAAGGTCGGCCGTTGAGCACCCTGTCGCTGCGCAAGGGCTTTCAGGGCTTGCAGGCGACGGTGCCGCAGGCGGAGGGGATCGCGATGGACGAGGCGGGGACCATCTACCTGGTCAGTGAGCCGAACCTGTTCTACGTGTTCAAGCAGCCTTGA
- a CDS encoding DUF4399 domain-containing protein has protein sequence MKSLFSRAAVAGLLMGVSVFASAADALKSQQPPEGAKVFIVSPADGATVDKTFTVKFGIEGMGLKPAGDQTPHTGHHHLLVDVDKAPVADMPLPTSLMPENNAPLPAGPQVLHFGKAQTEATITLTPGKHTLQLVLGDMYHVPFKPSVESQKITVDVK, from the coding sequence ATGAAAAGCCTATTTTCGCGTGCTGCCGTCGCCGGTCTGCTGATGGGGGTGTCGGTGTTCGCCAGTGCCGCGGATGCCCTGAAGAGCCAGCAGCCACCGGAAGGCGCCAAGGTCTTCATCGTTTCCCCGGCCGACGGGGCCACGGTCGACAAGACCTTCACCGTCAAGTTCGGCATCGAAGGCATGGGCCTGAAGCCCGCTGGCGACCAGACCCCGCACACCGGGCATCACCACCTGCTGGTGGACGTGGACAAGGCGCCGGTCGCCGACATGCCGCTGCCGACCAGCCTGATGCCGGAGAACAACGCACCCTTGCCGGCCGGCCCGCAGGTGCTGCACTTCGGCAAGGCGCAGACCGAGGCGACCATCACCCTGACCCCAGGCAAGCACACCCTGCAACTGGTGCTGGGCGACATGTACCACGTGCCGTTCAAACCGAGCGTCGAGTCGCAGAAGATCACAGTAGACGTGAAGTAA